The following are encoded together in the Gasterosteus aculeatus chromosome 7, fGasAcu3.hap1.1, whole genome shotgun sequence genome:
- the LOC120821260 gene encoding uncharacterized protein LOC120821260 isoform X2, giving the protein MRISALDSNLSAALCNITVNCSIGEEWAWSVCDVAGCRTSQRSNRKVTIINIFTDNTSVVCGGKNHVSASNVSESTEAMCLINPEETSHPPSVVVAVLIFAVCLSLCVFILLGATGLLPSGCSGHQEGTPAARIAQSHQAEASPPPEWRVSTSSSSSQAEACYVNVEAPPPRQTSSPIVGPREETGSPQGEGDGGVGTEGHGGEHEASGSQGAPPGEEDHINSLYSVLQAPKRSRSPQ; this is encoded by the exons ATGAGGATCTCGGCACTGGACTCCAACCTGTCTGCCGCTCTGTGCAACATCACGGTCAACTGCTCCATCGGGGAGGAGTGGGCGTGGTCGGTCTGTGACGTAGCGGGTTGCAGAACCTCCCAGAGGTCAAACAGGAAGGTCACCATCATCAACATTTTCACTGACAACACGTCCGTCGTCTGCGGGGGCAAAAACCACGTCAGCGCGAGCAATGTGTCTGAAAGCACGGAGGCAATGT GCTTGATAAATCCTGAAGAGACATCGCACCCCCCCTCTGTTGTGGTGGCAGTGCTGATATTTGCAGTGTGCCTGTCCCTGTGTGTCTTCATCCTCTTGGGGGCCACGGGGCTCCTTCCCAGCGGATGTAGTGGGCATCAG GAGGGGACACCTGCTGCTCGGATAGCACAGAGCCACCAGGCGGAGGCCTCGCCGCCCCCCGAGTGGAGAgtctccacctcttcctcttccagccAAGCCGAGGCCTGCTATGTAAACGTGGaggcccccccgccccgccagACCAGCAGCCCCATCGTGGGCCCGAGGGAGGAGACTGGGTCGCCTCAGGGCGAGGGTGATGGCGGCGTGGGGACGGAAGGACACGGGGGGGAGCATGAGGCGTCGGGCTCACAGGGTGCCCCCCCGGGCGAGGAAGACCACATCAACTCTTTGTACAGTGTGTTGCAGGCGCCCAAAAGGTCCAGATCCCCCCAATAG